A DNA window from Leptolyngbya sp. KIOST-1 contains the following coding sequences:
- a CDS encoding alpha/beta hydrolase: MSRQRLSVSLFSRIQHRLGLAVGIELSLLIAIPVKAAETIFFDYGFVSRSLPVKALEAFAQMGEGSPELKSSLATLFRPGHGKNGSFCWRRAPTMRMSYLRMGLSTLSTGRLCGLFELRSAVWCVSDYCGFQ, from the coding sequence GTGTCTCGTCAGAGGTTGAGCGTGAGTTTGTTTAGTCGCATTCAGCATCGTTTAGGGTTGGCGGTTGGAATTGAGCTGTCTCTGCTAATCGCTATTCCAGTCAAGGCGGCAGAAACTATCTTTTTTGACTACGGTTTTGTCTCCCGCTCTTTGCCCGTCAAGGCGCTGGAGGCCTTCGCCCAGATGGGGGAAGGCAGCCCAGAACTGAAGTCCTCTTTGGCAACTCTATTCAGACCGGGGCACGGCAAAAATGGGTCATTTTGTTGGCGGCGGGCACCTACGATGAGGATGAGCTATCTCAGAATGGGCCTTTCAACCCTGTCTACAGGCCGTCTATGCGGACTATTTGAGCTGCGATCAGCCGTTTGGTGTGTTTCTGATTACTGCGGTTTCCAATGA